The following are from one region of the Leucobacter sp. Psy1 genome:
- a CDS encoding ABC transporter permease encodes MLRYIILRVLQVVPVLLGTTFLIYFMVFAMPGDPVAAMFGDKVPSEAVLERLREQYNLDKPFFVQYLLYLKGIFVGDFGISFSGEPVSQILARTFPITIRLALMAIAIELVIAIIVGLFSGLRKGSFFDNINLIIALILLSLPIFVAAFVGQYVFGLQLGWFSPTVGGSAPTKDLILPALVLGVSLYATSMRLTRSSVIDTLNQDFVRTAYAKGLSRGRVIPVHVLRNSLIPTITNTATDFGTLMVGATVTEGIFNVPGVGNVLFNAILRGENATVVSFVTVMVLIYLGVNLLIDLLYAVLDPRIRYA; translated from the coding sequence ATGCTGAGATACATCATCCTCCGCGTCCTCCAGGTGGTGCCCGTTCTCCTCGGCACCACGTTCCTCATCTACTTCATGGTCTTCGCCATGCCGGGCGACCCCGTCGCCGCGATGTTCGGCGACAAGGTGCCGAGCGAGGCCGTGCTCGAGCGGCTGCGCGAGCAGTACAACCTCGACAAGCCGTTCTTCGTGCAGTATCTGCTGTATCTCAAGGGCATCTTCGTCGGCGACTTCGGCATCAGCTTCTCCGGTGAGCCGGTCTCGCAGATCCTGGCGCGCACCTTCCCCATCACGATTCGGCTCGCCCTCATGGCGATCGCCATCGAGCTCGTGATCGCGATCATCGTCGGCCTGTTCTCGGGTCTGCGCAAGGGTTCGTTCTTCGACAACATCAACCTCATCATCGCGCTCATCCTGCTGAGCCTCCCGATCTTCGTCGCCGCGTTCGTCGGCCAGTACGTGTTCGGGTTGCAGCTCGGCTGGTTCAGTCCGACGGTCGGCGGCTCGGCTCCGACGAAGGACCTGATACTGCCGGCGTTGGTGCTGGGCGTGAGCCTCTACGCGACGAGCATGCGTCTGACCCGCTCGTCCGTCATCGACACGCTCAACCAGGACTTCGTGCGCACCGCGTACGCCAAGGGCCTGTCGCGCGGCCGCGTGATCCCGGTCCACGTGCTGCGCAACTCCCTGATCCCGACCATCACCAATACGGCCACCGACTTCGGCACGCTCATGGTCGGCGCGACCGTGACCGAGGGCATCTTCAACGTGCCGGGCGTCGGCAACGTGCTCTTCAACGCCATCCTGCGCGGCGAGAACGCGACCGTCGTCTCATTCGTCACCGTGATGGTGCTCATCTACCTCGGCGTGAACCTGCTCATCGACTTGCTCTACGCCGTGCTCGACCCGAGGATCCGTTATGCCTGA
- a CDS encoding ABC transporter permease, whose protein sequence is MPESQNRSSRPPMEHFVAPVDETPVAAVDAVRIDEKKSNLWLDAWRDMRRRPMFWIASLIILVVLAVSLLPNLFTQIDPRSCSLAFSNAGPATGHPLGFNQQGCDVYSRIIHGTSTSVSVGFLVIVLTFLVGGIMGSLAGYFGGFVDTVLSRLGDIFFSVPYILAGIIVMSVLADYRNPLVIALAIGGFSWPISARILRSEVLRVKNADFVTAAEALGVSRFKTLMRHVVPNAIAPLIVVTTLSLASAIVAEAVLSFLGVGLPPGEFISWGNDISNAQLSLRTHPAPLIYPSMALTITVLGFILMGEVIRDALDPRARAQR, encoded by the coding sequence ATGCCTGAATCCCAGAACCGCTCCTCGCGCCCGCCCATGGAGCACTTCGTCGCCCCGGTCGACGAGACGCCGGTCGCCGCAGTCGACGCCGTGCGGATCGACGAGAAGAAGTCGAATCTCTGGCTCGACGCCTGGCGCGACATGCGCCGGCGTCCCATGTTCTGGATCGCGTCGCTGATCATCCTCGTGGTGCTCGCGGTCTCGCTGCTCCCGAACCTGTTCACCCAGATCGACCCGCGCTCCTGCTCGCTCGCGTTCTCGAACGCCGGGCCCGCGACGGGTCACCCGCTCGGGTTCAACCAGCAGGGGTGCGACGTGTACTCCCGCATCATCCACGGCACCTCGACCTCGGTCTCGGTCGGCTTCCTGGTGATCGTGCTCACGTTCCTGGTCGGCGGCATCATGGGATCGCTGGCCGGCTACTTCGGAGGGTTCGTCGACACGGTCCTGTCGCGGCTCGGCGACATCTTCTTCTCGGTGCCGTACATTCTCGCCGGCATCATCGTGATGAGCGTGCTGGCCGACTACCGCAACCCGCTCGTCATCGCGCTCGCGATCGGCGGATTCTCCTGGCCGATCTCGGCGCGCATCCTGCGCAGCGAGGTGCTGCGGGTCAAGAACGCCGACTTCGTGACGGCGGCTGAGGCGCTCGGCGTCTCGCGGTTCAAGACGCTCATGCGGCACGTGGTCCCGAACGCGATCGCGCCGCTCATCGTGGTGACGACGCTCTCCCTCGCCTCCGCGATCGTCGCCGAGGCGGTGCTCTCGTTCCTCGGCGTCGGCCTGCCCCCCGGCGAGTTCATCAGCTGGGGAAACGACATCAGCAATGCGCAGCTCTCGCTTCGCACGCATCCCGCGCCCCTCATCTACCCGTCGATGGCGCTCACCATCACCGTCCTCGGGTTCATCCTGATGGGCGAGGTCATCCGTGACGCGCTCGACCCGAGGGCGAGGGCGCAGCGATGA
- a CDS encoding ABC transporter ATP-binding protein: MNESRQTEASDMEPILSVRDLKVAFSRHKQVNEVLHGVNFDVYPGETVAIVGESGSGKSTTMHAVIDLLPGTGRVTEGSVMWRGRELVGSTRRDMETLRGREIGLVPQDPMSNLNPVWSIGFQVEEAIRANGLAKSRKDVKARAIEVLQQAGLQDAEKRMRQYPHQFSGGMKQRALIGIGLAANPQLLIADEPTSALDVTVQRVVLDHLQSLASERGTAVVFITHDLGLAAERAEKLIVMYRGNVVESGPSREILQDPQHPYTKRLVSAVPSLASRRLGSDPDMAPAPTESFNVAALAESELKDRKIGAPLIEVRDLTKVYKLRKGNFGHEDLTAVNRASFTINRGETMALVGESGSGKSTIAKMVLQLEQPTSGSITIDGADTTRLGAKQLFDLRRKLQPVFQDPYGSLDPLRNIGNTIMEPLNVHKVGDSASRRARVLELLDQVSLPRELASRYPNELSGGQRQRVAVARGLALKPEILVLDEAVSALDVLVQAQVLELLAELQRDLGLTYLFITHDLAVVRLIADRVCVMRSGEIIEQATTDEVFENPREEYTQNLLAAIPGASLHIGA, translated from the coding sequence ATGAACGAATCACGACAGACGGAAGCATCCGATATGGAACCGATCCTCAGCGTGCGCGATCTCAAGGTCGCGTTCTCCCGCCACAAGCAGGTCAACGAGGTGCTCCACGGCGTGAACTTCGACGTCTACCCCGGTGAGACGGTCGCGATCGTCGGCGAGTCGGGGTCGGGCAAGTCGACGACCATGCACGCCGTCATCGACCTGCTCCCTGGCACAGGTCGCGTCACCGAGGGATCGGTGATGTGGCGGGGCCGCGAGCTCGTGGGGTCGACCCGTCGCGACATGGAGACGCTGCGGGGGCGCGAGATCGGCCTGGTCCCGCAGGATCCGATGTCGAACCTCAACCCGGTGTGGTCGATCGGCTTCCAGGTCGAGGAGGCGATCCGCGCGAACGGTCTCGCGAAGAGTCGCAAGGACGTCAAGGCGCGCGCTATCGAGGTGCTGCAGCAGGCGGGCCTGCAGGACGCCGAGAAGCGGATGCGGCAGTACCCGCACCAGTTCTCGGGCGGCATGAAGCAGCGCGCGCTCATCGGCATCGGTCTCGCCGCGAACCCGCAGCTGCTCATCGCCGATGAGCCGACGTCGGCACTCGACGTGACGGTGCAGCGCGTGGTGCTCGATCACCTGCAGTCGCTGGCCTCGGAGCGCGGAACCGCTGTGGTCTTCATCACCCACGATCTCGGCCTCGCTGCCGAGCGCGCGGAGAAGCTCATCGTGATGTACCGCGGCAACGTCGTCGAGTCGGGTCCGAGCCGCGAGATCCTGCAGGATCCGCAGCACCCCTACACCAAGCGCCTCGTGTCGGCCGTGCCGAGCCTCGCGTCCCGTCGCCTGGGGTCTGATCCTGACATGGCCCCCGCCCCGACAGAGTCGTTCAACGTGGCCGCGCTCGCCGAGTCCGAGCTCAAGGACCGCAAGATCGGTGCGCCACTCATCGAGGTCCGCGACCTCACGAAGGTGTACAAGCTGCGGAAGGGGAACTTCGGTCACGAAGACCTGACGGCGGTGAACCGCGCCTCCTTCACCATCAACCGTGGCGAGACCATGGCGCTGGTGGGCGAGAGCGGCTCGGGCAAGTCGACGATCGCGAAGATGGTGCTGCAGCTCGAGCAGCCGACCTCGGGGTCGATCACGATCGACGGCGCCGACACGACCCGGTTGGGCGCGAAGCAGCTGTTCGACCTGCGGCGCAAGCTGCAGCCCGTCTTCCAGGATCCGTACGGTTCGCTCGACCCGCTGCGCAACATCGGCAACACCATCATGGAGCCGCTGAACGTGCACAAGGTCGGGGACAGCGCGTCGCGTCGCGCCCGCGTGCTCGAACTGCTCGATCAGGTCTCGCTGCCTCGCGAACTCGCGTCCCGCTACCCGAACGAGCTCTCTGGCGGTCAGCGGCAGCGCGTCGCCGTCGCCCGCGGTCTCGCGCTGAAGCCCGAGATCCTCGTCCTCGACGAGGCCGTCTCGGCCCTCGACGTGCTCGTGCAGGCGCAGGTGCTCGAGCTCCTCGCCGAACTGCAGCGCGATCTCGGGCTCACCTACCTGTTCATCACTCACGACCTCGCCGTCGTGCGGCTCATCGCCGACCGGGTCTGCGTGATGCGGAGCGGTGAGATCATCGAGCAGGCCACCACCGACGAGGTGTTCGAGAACCCTCGCGAGGAGTACACCCAGAATCTGCTCGCCGCGATCCCGGGCGCAAGCCTCCACATCGGGGCGTAA
- the typA gene encoding translational GTPase TypA — translation MALATREDLRNVAIVAHVDHGKTTLVDAMLKQTNSFDAHTEVDDRVMDSNDLEREKGITILAKNTAITYEGAHAQNGPIVINVIDTPGHADFGGEVERGLSMVDGVVLLVDASEGPLPQTRFVLRKALEAKLPVILAVNKTDRPDARIEEVEGEAQDLLLGLASDLSEEHPDIDVDAVLDVPTVYLSGRAGAASHTRPGDGELPDNDNLEPLFETILQQVPAPTYDDEHPLQAHVTNLDSSPFLGRIALLRVHNGWIKKGETVAWVKQDQSVQNVRITELMLTKALTRYPAEKAGPGDIVAIAGIEDITIGETIADAEDVRAMPTITVDEPAISMTIGANTSPLVGKVKGHKLTARMIKDRLDRELIGNVSLRVLDTGRPDAWEVQGRGELALAILVENMRREGFELTVGKPQVVTREVNGKVHEPYEHLTVDTPEEHLGAITQLLAARKGRMENMTNNGTGWVRMEFIVPSRGLIGFRSEFMTITRGTGIANAISHGYAEWAGTITTRNNGSIVADRAGVVTPFSLINLQERMSFFVQPTQEVYEGMVIGENSRSEDMDVNITKEKKLTNMRSANADTFESMTPPRQLTLEECLEFAREDECVEVTPEHVRIRKVELAATARARSASRLKNQK, via the coding sequence ATGGCTCTCGCCACTCGCGAAGACCTCCGCAATGTCGCCATCGTCGCCCACGTCGACCACGGGAAGACGACCCTCGTCGACGCCATGCTCAAGCAGACGAACTCGTTCGACGCGCACACCGAGGTCGATGACCGCGTGATGGACTCCAACGATCTCGAGCGCGAGAAGGGCATCACCATTCTCGCGAAGAACACCGCGATCACGTACGAGGGTGCCCACGCGCAGAACGGCCCCATCGTCATCAACGTGATCGACACCCCCGGCCACGCCGACTTCGGCGGTGAGGTCGAGCGCGGCCTCTCGATGGTCGACGGCGTGGTGCTGCTCGTCGATGCGTCGGAGGGCCCGCTCCCGCAGACCCGCTTCGTGCTGCGCAAGGCGCTCGAGGCGAAGCTTCCCGTGATTCTCGCGGTCAACAAGACCGACCGCCCCGATGCCCGCATCGAAGAGGTCGAGGGCGAAGCGCAGGATCTGCTGCTCGGTCTCGCCTCCGACCTCAGCGAGGAGCACCCCGACATCGACGTCGACGCCGTGCTCGACGTGCCGACGGTCTACCTCTCCGGCCGTGCCGGTGCTGCGTCGCACACCCGCCCGGGTGACGGCGAACTGCCGGACAACGACAATCTCGAGCCCCTCTTCGAGACGATCCTGCAGCAGGTGCCCGCACCCACCTACGATGACGAGCACCCGCTGCAGGCGCACGTGACGAACCTGGACTCGTCGCCGTTCCTCGGCCGTATCGCGCTGCTCCGCGTGCACAACGGCTGGATCAAGAAGGGCGAGACCGTCGCCTGGGTGAAGCAGGACCAGAGCGTGCAGAACGTCCGCATCACCGAGCTCATGCTCACCAAGGCGCTGACCCGCTACCCCGCCGAGAAGGCGGGCCCCGGCGATATCGTCGCGATCGCCGGTATCGAAGACATCACCATCGGTGAGACGATCGCGGACGCCGAGGATGTGCGGGCGATGCCGACGATCACGGTCGACGAGCCCGCCATCTCGATGACGATCGGCGCGAACACCTCGCCGCTCGTCGGCAAGGTCAAGGGGCACAAGCTCACCGCCCGCATGATCAAGGATCGTCTCGACCGCGAGCTCATCGGTAACGTGTCGCTCCGCGTGCTCGACACCGGGCGCCCCGACGCGTGGGAGGTGCAGGGCCGCGGCGAGCTCGCGCTCGCGATCCTCGTCGAGAACATGCGCCGCGAGGGCTTCGAGCTGACGGTCGGTAAGCCGCAGGTGGTGACGCGGGAGGTCAACGGCAAGGTGCACGAGCCGTACGAGCACCTCACCGTCGACACCCCCGAGGAGCACCTCGGCGCGATCACGCAGCTGCTCGCCGCCCGCAAGGGCCGCATGGAGAACATGACGAACAACGGCACCGGCTGGGTGCGCATGGAGTTCATCGTGCCGTCGCGCGGTCTGATCGGGTTCCGCTCGGAGTTCATGACCATCACCCGCGGCACCGGCATCGCGAACGCCATCTCGCACGGCTACGCCGAGTGGGCCGGAACGATCACCACCCGCAACAACGGCTCCATCGTGGCCGACCGCGCCGGTGTGGTGACCCCGTTCTCGCTCATCAACCTGCAGGAGCGCATGTCGTTCTTCGTGCAGCCCACGCAGGAGGTGTACGAGGGCATGGTCATCGGCGAGAACTCGCGCTCCGAGGACATGGATGTGAACATCACCAAGGAGAAGAAGCTCACGAACATGCGCTCGGCCAACGCCGACACGTTCGAGTCGATGACTCCGCCGCGGCAGCTCACGCTCGAGGAGTGCCTCGAGTTCGCCCGCGAGGATGAGTGCGTCGAGGTCACCCCCGAGCACGTGCGGATCCGCAAGGTCGAGCTCGCCGCCACCGCTCGCGCGCGCAGCGCCTCCCGCCTCAAGAACCAGAAGTAG
- the argF gene encoding ornithine carbamoyltransferase — MMRHFLRDDDLSPDEQREVLDLAARLKREPFAERPLEGPRSVAVFFDKTSTRTRFSFAAGIAELGGNAIIVNPGEAQLGVKESVADTSRVLSRMVDMVVWRTFAHSGLEEMAAHATVPVINSLSDDFHPCQILADLQTIRERKGDLAGLTAAYVGDAANNMGHSYLLGFATAGMHIRVAGPDGYHPRPDIVRDAERIAAETGGSVTVTTDVEAAVAGADAVITDTWVSMGQEDEKAARVQTFGSYRVTSELMARAADDAIFLHCLPAYREFEVAPEVIDGPQSVVWDEAENRVHAQKGLMAWLLARA; from the coding sequence GTGATGCGACACTTCCTCCGCGACGACGATCTCAGCCCTGACGAGCAGCGGGAGGTCCTCGACCTCGCCGCGCGGCTCAAGCGCGAGCCGTTCGCCGAGCGTCCGCTCGAGGGGCCTCGATCGGTCGCCGTGTTCTTCGACAAGACGTCGACCCGTACCCGCTTCAGCTTCGCCGCTGGCATCGCCGAGCTCGGCGGCAACGCGATCATCGTGAATCCAGGCGAAGCGCAGCTCGGCGTGAAGGAGTCGGTCGCCGACACCTCCCGCGTCCTCTCGCGCATGGTCGACATGGTCGTCTGGCGCACCTTCGCCCACTCCGGGCTCGAGGAGATGGCCGCCCACGCGACGGTGCCGGTCATCAACTCGCTCTCGGACGATTTCCATCCCTGCCAGATTCTCGCCGACCTGCAGACTATCCGGGAGCGCAAGGGCGATCTCGCCGGTCTCACCGCCGCATACGTCGGTGACGCGGCCAACAACATGGGTCATTCCTACCTCCTCGGCTTCGCGACGGCCGGCATGCACATTCGCGTGGCAGGGCCCGACGGCTATCACCCGCGGCCCGATATCGTCCGCGATGCCGAGCGCATCGCCGCCGAGACCGGAGGCAGCGTGACGGTCACGACCGACGTGGAAGCCGCTGTCGCCGGGGCCGACGCGGTCATCACCGACACGTGGGTCTCGATGGGTCAGGAGGACGAGAAGGCGGCGCGGGTGCAGACATTCGGTTCGTACCGCGTGACATCAGAACTCATGGCCCGCGCGGCGGACGACGCCATCTTCCTGCACTGCCTGCCCGCGTACCGCGAGTTCGAGGTCGCGCCAGAGGTGATCGACGGTCCGCAGAGCGTCGTCTGGGACGAAGCGGAGAACCGCGTCCACGCCCAGAAGGGGCTGATGGCCTGGCTGCTCGCCCGCGCCTGA
- the argH gene encoding argininosuccinate lyase produces the protein MTSESQNPESGNRAAEAGALWGGRFASGPSPALAALSKSTDFDWILAPYDIRGSKAHATALAAAGYLSEEELRDMRTALDELAARVADGRFVAAESDEDVHSALERGLIEITGVQLGGKLRAGRSRNDQIATLVRLYLLDHSRVIADQLTDLAEAIFEQASAHPDAILPGRTHLQHAQPVLLAHQLGAHAWPIIRDLERLRDWARRASASPYGGGALAGSSLGLDPRLVADELGLGEPLENSIDGTAARDVVAEFAFVCAQIGIDLSRFAEEIIIWNTKEFGFVKLHDGFSTGSSIMPQKKNPDIAELARGKSGRLIGNLTGLLATLKALPLAYNRDLQEDKEPVFDSVDQLEILLPAFTGMVATMSFDTERMAELAPQGFSLATDVAEWLVKQGVIFRDAHEISGELVRYCEEHGIELDQPTDEELLSVSEHLTSGVREVLTIEGSVNSRLGAGGTARERVDEQLARLAERIAEFRA, from the coding sequence ATGACTTCCGAGAGCCAGAATCCCGAATCAGGTAATCGCGCCGCAGAGGCCGGTGCGCTCTGGGGCGGTCGCTTCGCGAGCGGCCCCTCGCCCGCGCTCGCCGCGCTCAGCAAGTCGACCGACTTCGATTGGATCCTCGCCCCCTACGACATCCGCGGGTCGAAGGCGCACGCCACGGCCCTCGCCGCCGCCGGGTACCTGAGCGAGGAAGAGCTGCGCGACATGCGCACGGCCCTCGACGAGCTCGCCGCACGCGTTGCCGACGGTCGCTTCGTCGCCGCCGAGAGCGATGAGGATGTGCACTCGGCGCTCGAGCGGGGGCTCATCGAGATCACCGGTGTGCAGCTCGGGGGCAAGCTCCGTGCCGGTCGCAGCCGGAATGATCAGATCGCGACGCTCGTGCGGCTCTACCTCCTCGACCACTCGCGGGTCATTGCCGACCAGCTAACGGATCTCGCGGAAGCGATCTTCGAGCAGGCATCCGCGCATCCCGATGCGATCCTGCCCGGCCGCACCCACCTGCAGCACGCGCAGCCGGTGCTGCTCGCGCACCAGCTCGGCGCTCACGCCTGGCCGATCATCCGCGACCTCGAGCGTCTGCGGGACTGGGCGCGGCGTGCGAGCGCATCGCCCTACGGCGGGGGCGCGCTCGCCGGGAGTTCGCTCGGGCTCGACCCGCGCCTCGTCGCTGACGAGCTCGGCCTGGGGGAGCCGCTCGAGAACTCCATCGACGGCACCGCCGCTCGCGACGTCGTTGCGGAGTTCGCCTTCGTGTGCGCGCAGATCGGCATCGACCTCTCGCGCTTCGCGGAGGAGATCATCATCTGGAACACGAAGGAGTTCGGCTTCGTGAAGCTGCACGACGGCTTCTCCACCGGTTCTTCGATCATGCCGCAGAAGAAGAACCCGGACATCGCCGAACTCGCACGCGGCAAGTCGGGGCGTCTCATCGGCAACCTCACCGGCCTGCTCGCCACGCTCAAGGCGCTGCCGCTCGCGTACAACCGAGACCTGCAGGAGGACAAGGAGCCGGTCTTCGACTCCGTCGACCAGCTCGAGATCCTGCTCCCGGCGTTCACGGGCATGGTGGCGACGATGAGCTTCGACACGGAGCGCATGGCCGAACTCGCGCCGCAGGGATTCTCGCTCGCCACCGACGTCGCCGAGTGGCTCGTCAAGCAGGGGGTGATCTTCCGCGATGCCCACGAGATCTCGGGTGAGCTGGTGCGGTACTGCGAGGAGCACGGTATCGAGCTCGACCAGCCGACCGACGAAGAGCTGCTGTCTGTCTCTGAGCACCTCACCTCCGGTGTACGCGAGGTGCTCACGATCGAGGGGTCGGTGAACTCGCGACTCGGCGCCGGGGGCACCGCCCGGGAACGCGTCGACGAGCAGCTCGCCCGCTTGGCCGAGCGGATCGCGGAGTTCCGGGCGTAG
- a CDS encoding HNH endonuclease signature motif containing protein, with protein MEATPFDTASPHRARLRDAVAHLAAIERKAREVEAQRQAVLAEITEIATAESERFTADSRSTAMPHRAAAIEAGRALATSDRSAAALLGHATELTTDYPAVHAALADARVCGGHARAICHHGTIIADTAARVAYTEEILEIAARETVGRTWHLARILAHKYACIDQTARHTDALAHRSTSVTALDDGVAEYRVLMDASCAYAIDDRLSQQALVVQDAERAARHRAAADTDADPDSLPTVRALAQIRADLATDLLLNGAPTNDTGDIDLTSIRARVQVTVPVLTLLSDQAGGTRADAHPDLRVAGLHGAATLAGYGPIHPETARLLAGLQAGWDRISCHPETGQVLAVDRYRPSRAIIRHVIARDQHCRAPGCTIPAHRADLDHTVDAASGGETSTANLTVLCRRHHVNKHHAGMCMRLMSNGEVEWTTPLGSIIRDYPTSRTAYSPPRPGAEKPPGGARRRPHRVRFTAPDDDDHPF; from the coding sequence ATGGAAGCCACCCCCTTCGACACCGCAAGCCCCCACCGGGCTCGGCTGCGCGACGCGGTGGCGCATCTCGCAGCCATTGAACGCAAGGCTCGAGAAGTCGAAGCCCAGCGGCAGGCGGTGCTCGCCGAGATCACCGAGATCGCGACAGCGGAATCCGAGCGATTCACCGCCGACAGTCGCAGCACCGCCATGCCCCACCGGGCCGCCGCGATCGAGGCGGGGCGAGCCCTCGCCACCTCCGACCGCTCCGCGGCGGCGCTCCTCGGCCATGCGACCGAACTCACCACCGACTACCCCGCCGTTCACGCTGCGCTCGCCGATGCCCGCGTCTGCGGCGGACACGCGCGGGCGATCTGCCACCACGGCACGATCATCGCTGACACGGCCGCACGCGTCGCCTACACCGAGGAGATCCTCGAAATCGCCGCTCGCGAGACGGTCGGCCGCACCTGGCACCTCGCGAGGATCCTTGCTCACAAGTACGCCTGTATCGACCAGACCGCACGGCACACCGACGCCCTCGCGCACCGCAGCACTTCGGTCACGGCTCTCGACGACGGCGTCGCCGAGTACCGGGTGCTCATGGATGCCTCCTGCGCCTACGCGATCGACGACCGCCTCTCGCAGCAGGCCCTCGTCGTTCAGGACGCCGAACGCGCGGCGCGGCATCGGGCCGCCGCCGATACCGATGCGGACCCCGACAGCCTGCCCACGGTGCGGGCACTCGCGCAGATCCGCGCCGACCTCGCCACCGATCTCCTCCTGAACGGTGCACCCACGAACGACACCGGCGACATCGATCTCACAAGCATCCGAGCACGCGTCCAGGTCACCGTTCCGGTGCTCACCCTCCTTTCCGACCAGGCAGGCGGCACTCGGGCCGATGCTCACCCGGACCTGCGAGTAGCGGGGTTGCACGGAGCCGCGACGCTCGCCGGGTACGGACCCATCCACCCCGAGACTGCGCGCCTCCTCGCCGGGTTGCAGGCCGGCTGGGACCGCATCAGCTGCCACCCCGAGACCGGGCAGGTGCTCGCCGTCGACCGATACCGGCCGTCCCGGGCGATCATCCGTCACGTCATCGCCCGCGACCAGCACTGCCGCGCACCCGGCTGCACCATCCCCGCGCATCGGGCCGACCTCGATCACACCGTCGATGCGGCAAGCGGCGGGGAGACCTCGACCGCCAACCTGACGGTGCTCTGCAGACGGCACCACGTCAACAAGCACCACGCGGGCATGTGCATGCGCCTCATGTCCAACGGGGAGGTCGAGTGGACCACACCGCTCGGCAGCATCATCCGGGACTATCCCACCTCACGCACCGCGTACAGCCCTCCCCGACCAGGGGCAGAGAAACCGCCGGGCGGAGCTCGACGCAGACCTCATCGCGTCAGGTTTACCGCTCCCGACGACGACGACCACCCCTTCTGA
- the tyrS gene encoding tyrosine--tRNA ligase, giving the protein MSVTSERAEILASQRNDESFATLWDELEWRGLIHVSTDQGALAEALEGEPFAYYCGFDPTAASLHLGHLVQLLLMRRLQLKGHHPIGLVGGSTGLIGDPRPTAERTLNSPEVVGEWVQALGEQVSRYLDFDGENGAKLVNNLDWTAPMSAIDFLREIGKHFRVGTMIKKEIVATRLNSDEGISYTEFSYQILQGLDYLELFRQHGCRLQSGGSDQWGNLTSGTELIRKVEGEHVHAIGTPLITNADGTKFGKSEGNAIWLNPDMCSPYAFYQFWLNQADADVIDRLKVFTFLSRDEIAEYADQVAREPFKRAAQKRLAVEVTTLVHGAAAAQGAIDASGALFGRGELASLDEASLAGAVEELPRAVGAVGAPITQLLVDAELVSSLGEARRALVQGGVYLNNVQIDDQDRALAADDLLHGRFAVLRRGKKTLAGVVAEA; this is encoded by the coding sequence GTGTCTGTAACGAGTGAACGCGCAGAGATCCTGGCATCCCAGCGGAACGACGAGAGCTTCGCAACGCTGTGGGACGAGCTCGAGTGGCGTGGACTGATCCACGTGTCCACCGATCAGGGGGCGCTCGCCGAAGCGCTCGAGGGCGAGCCGTTCGCGTATTACTGCGGCTTCGATCCGACGGCGGCGAGTCTACATCTCGGTCACCTCGTGCAGCTCCTCCTCATGCGCCGTCTCCAGCTGAAGGGCCACCACCCGATCGGCCTGGTCGGCGGGTCGACCGGGCTCATCGGGGATCCGCGGCCGACAGCCGAGCGGACCCTGAACTCGCCCGAGGTGGTGGGGGAGTGGGTGCAGGCGCTCGGCGAGCAGGTCTCGCGCTACCTCGACTTCGACGGGGAGAACGGCGCGAAGCTGGTCAACAACCTCGACTGGACCGCGCCGATGAGTGCCATCGACTTCCTCCGCGAGATCGGCAAGCACTTCCGCGTGGGCACGATGATCAAGAAGGAGATCGTCGCGACGCGGCTGAACTCGGACGAGGGGATCAGCTACACCGAGTTCAGCTACCAGATCCTCCAGGGCCTCGACTACCTCGAGCTCTTCCGCCAGCACGGCTGCCGGCTGCAGTCGGGGGGCAGCGACCAGTGGGGCAACCTGACAAGCGGCACCGAGCTCATCCGGAAGGTCGAGGGCGAGCACGTCCACGCCATCGGCACGCCGCTCATCACCAACGCCGATGGCACGAAGTTCGGCAAGAGCGAGGGCAACGCCATCTGGTTGAACCCAGACATGTGCTCGCCGTACGCGTTCTACCAGTTCTGGCTCAATCAGGCGGACGCCGACGTGATCGATCGTCTGAAGGTCTTCACCTTCCTCTCCCGCGACGAGATCGCGGAGTACGCCGACCAGGTCGCACGCGAGCCGTTCAAGCGCGCCGCGCAGAAGCGGCTCGCGGTCGAGGTGACGACGCTCGTGCACGGCGCGGCAGCGGCGCAGGGGGCGATCGATGCATCCGGCGCGCTGTTCGGTCGTGGCGAGCTCGCGTCTCTCGACGAGGCATCGCTCGCGGGTGCTGTGGAGGAGCTGCCGAGGGCCGTGGGCGCGGTCGGCGCGCCGATCACGCAGCTGCTCGTCGATGCCGAACTCGTGTCGAGCCTCGGCGAAGCGCGTCGTGCGCTGGTGCAGGGCGGGGTGTACCTGAACAACGTCCAGATCGACGATCAGGATCGCGCCCTCGCCGCGGATGACCTGCTGCACGGCCGATTCGCCGTGCTCCGCCGGGGCAAGAAGACCCTCGCCGGCGTCGTCGCCGAGGCATAG